One window from the genome of Neorhodopirellula lusitana encodes:
- a CDS encoding sugar porter family MFS transporter — protein sequence MSDKIDTTNMGFVILISIVATIGGFLFGFDSGVINGTVDGLSSAFGSNSAGTGFAVASMLLGCAAGAFFAGTLADRAGRRSILIVAAVFFSVSAWGSGIAQGTAEFIVYRLIGGLAVGAASVLAPAYISEVAPAKYRGTLSSIQQIAIISGLFVSALSNFVIAKTAGGSTSEFALGFDAWRWMFWIELAPSILFFFALLLIPESPRFLVATGKKDKAVAVLARLMGAEHAEAKYEEINNSLAGDHHKPRLKDIVDSNYGVRPIVWVGIGLAVFQQFVGINVVFYYSAVVWQAAGFSEGQALLTTVITNGFCIAACVVATVLVDKVGRKPLLLIGSIGMAISLGIIAFVFATAGVVEGNLALTSATGPIALVSLIVYAVFFNVSWGPIMWVMLGEMFPNQIRGSALAIAGLAQWGANFLVTWSFPMLLAAIGLGGAYGLYTAGAVISIFFVIKYVKETKGIELEDMEG from the coding sequence GTGTCAGATAAAATAGACACGACGAACATGGGATTTGTAATCCTAATCAGTATCGTTGCGACGATTGGAGGGTTCCTATTCGGATTCGATAGCGGGGTAATCAACGGAACAGTTGATGGTCTTTCTTCGGCTTTCGGATCTAACAGTGCCGGAACCGGCTTTGCTGTCGCTTCCATGCTACTGGGTTGTGCCGCCGGAGCATTTTTCGCGGGGACGTTAGCGGATAGAGCTGGACGACGTTCCATTCTGATTGTTGCCGCGGTCTTCTTCTCCGTGAGTGCTTGGGGTTCCGGCATTGCACAAGGCACAGCTGAGTTTATCGTCTACCGATTGATTGGTGGATTAGCGGTCGGCGCGGCCAGCGTCTTGGCCCCGGCATACATCAGCGAGGTTGCTCCTGCGAAATATCGTGGAACACTGTCCTCGATTCAGCAGATTGCCATTATCTCTGGACTCTTCGTTTCAGCCCTGAGCAATTTCGTTATTGCCAAAACGGCCGGTGGCTCAACATCGGAATTCGCGTTGGGATTCGATGCTTGGCGTTGGATGTTCTGGATTGAACTCGCACCGTCAATCCTCTTCTTCTTTGCCTTGCTACTGATTCCGGAAAGTCCACGTTTCCTAGTGGCTACTGGCAAGAAAGATAAGGCGGTAGCCGTACTGGCTCGTCTGATGGGAGCGGAGCATGCCGAAGCCAAATACGAGGAGATCAACAATTCCTTAGCCGGAGACCATCATAAACCTCGTCTGAAAGATATCGTTGATTCAAACTATGGCGTACGACCAATTGTTTGGGTGGGCATTGGTCTAGCGGTGTTCCAGCAGTTTGTGGGGATCAATGTTGTATTCTACTATAGCGCCGTGGTTTGGCAGGCAGCCGGTTTTTCTGAGGGGCAGGCGCTGCTTACCACTGTGATCACCAATGGTTTCTGTATTGCCGCGTGTGTGGTCGCGACGGTTCTGGTAGACAAAGTCGGTCGCAAACCGCTGTTGCTGATCGGTTCAATCGGTATGGCGATCTCACTGGGCATCATTGCATTCGTTTTCGCCACCGCGGGTGTTGTGGAAGGAAACTTAGCTCTGACATCCGCGACTGGACCGATCGCATTGGTCTCGCTGATTGTCTATGCCGTGTTCTTCAATGTATCTTGGGGACCGATCATGTGGGTTATGCTGGGCGAAATGTTTCCTAATCAGATCCGCGGTTCTGCACTGGCTATTGCCGGTTTGGCACAGTGGGGAGCAAACTTCCTTGTGACTTGGTCATTTCCAATGCTGCTTGCAGCCATTGGGCTTGGCGGCGCATACGGTCTTTATACCGCCGGCGCTGTCATCTCGATCTTTTTCGTTATCAAATACGTTAAAGAGACCAAAGGAATCGAACTGGAAGATATGGAGGGTTGA